The genomic stretch AGCTTTTTTTAACTTTCCAACTCCCATTAATCTCACATAGAAAGCATTACGCATTATTCTACGAAACAACCGGTAAATACGAGTTATTCCTTTTAAGTGTATGCGAAAAAAGTATCTAATTCTATTCATGTGTGCATATTCATTATAGATGACATATTGAGGATATTCATACAACACATATTATATGAAATTCATTCAATATACTTTTATTTTTTTAGAATCTCATAATTCTGCAAGTAGGCCCGTGCCGTGACACTCACATCATACGTATTCCTCACATAGTCCTTCGCTTCATCGGCCTTCGTCATCGCTTCGCCATAATGTTCCTTGATAAAGACTATCTGCCGCTGCAAGTCGTCGGCATCTCCATTGACAAAAACCCAGCCATAGCGGTTGCCCTGTATCACCTCGGCAGGGCCTTGCCCCTCGCTGACCAATACAGGTACGCCTGCCGCCATAGCCTCCGCAACTGTCAGACCGAAACCTTCCCAACGGGATGGCTGCACAAAGAGGTCGTAGTCAGCCAGATGCGTTGCCACGTAGCCCTGCGTCTGCTTGCCCAGAAAACGTACATACGTTTCAGCATGCAATTCGGCAGTGAGCTGTTTTAGATATTCCATGCTGGAGCCGATACCGATAAAGTCCACCGTAACAGTTCCTTGCAACGCTGCCACTGCACGGATGAGCAAGTCCTGCCCCTTCTTGTCGTGTTCCAGACGGCTCACCATGACGATGCGCAACTGTCTGCCGGGCATGGTCTTAGGGCGTGAGACAAAACGGGAGGTCACGATACCGTTGCATACCACCGTGCTCTCCACACCATAATTATCATGCAGTGCCTGCTGCACAGCATTGCTGATAGA from Phocaeicola dorei encodes the following:
- a CDS encoding glycosyltransferase family 4 protein: MKVTHIFWSLGFGGIETMLVNIANEQAKAGAEVSIIIINDWLEKSLVDTLSSRVRLVCLNRKLHSRSLSFIYQLNRVLDRLSPDVIHLHCSELIRLLCNKQSRVACSTLHDLPIGSVRRGRLMNLVPFAHMVLARSSNVVNIDEVPLVFSISNAVQQALHDNYGVESTVVCNGIVTSRFVSRPKTMPGRQLRIVMVSRLEHDKKGQDLLIRAVAALQGTVTVDFIGIGSSMEYLKQLTAELHAETYVRFLGKQTQGYVATHLADYDLFVQPSRWEGFGLTVAEAMAAGVPVLVSEGQGPAEVIQGNRYGWVFVNGDADDLQRQIVFIKEHYGEAMTKADEAKDYVRNTYDVSVTARAYLQNYEILKK